A single genomic interval of Nocardioides palaemonis harbors:
- a CDS encoding trans-sulfuration enzyme family protein, which produces MVADPTHGSSPTPGLRLSTLAVTAGRPDKTPDAPFNTPITMAATYVAGGDVEYGRYGNPTWTALEDALGALEGGRCLTFASGLAAVATVLDLVGADAKVVVPRHAYTGTIMQLADLEARGRLRAELVDVTDTEAMVAACADAALVWLESPTNPALEVADIATITAAAHEAGAYVVVDNTFATPLLQRPLEHDVDLVVHSATKYLAGHSDVQMGAILTRDDELHAVLKGRRDLVGAIPGPFEAWLTLRGLRTLHLRVERAQANAQELVRRLGEHPALSEVRYPGFGGIVSIVLAQGEMAADLLCRKTRLWVHATSLGGVESTLERRRRWKSEAATIPDGLVRLSVGVEDVEDLWDDLRAALDGCVG; this is translated from the coding sequence ATGGTTGCAGACCCGACGCACGGCTCGTCCCCCACGCCCGGCCTCCGGCTGAGCACCCTCGCGGTGACCGCGGGACGTCCTGACAAGACCCCGGACGCGCCGTTCAACACCCCGATCACGATGGCCGCCACCTACGTCGCCGGCGGCGACGTCGAGTACGGCCGCTACGGCAACCCGACGTGGACGGCGCTCGAGGACGCCCTCGGCGCGCTGGAGGGCGGCCGGTGCCTGACCTTCGCGTCCGGGCTGGCCGCGGTCGCGACCGTCCTCGACCTCGTCGGCGCGGACGCCAAGGTGGTGGTCCCGCGCCACGCCTACACCGGCACGATCATGCAGCTCGCCGACCTCGAGGCCCGCGGTCGCCTGCGCGCCGAGCTGGTCGACGTCACCGACACCGAGGCGATGGTCGCGGCGTGCGCCGACGCGGCGCTGGTGTGGCTGGAGTCGCCGACCAACCCGGCGCTCGAGGTCGCCGACATCGCGACGATCACCGCGGCGGCCCACGAGGCCGGGGCCTACGTCGTCGTCGACAACACCTTCGCCACCCCCCTGCTGCAGCGCCCGCTGGAGCACGACGTGGACCTCGTCGTGCACTCCGCGACCAAGTACCTCGCCGGGCACTCCGACGTGCAGATGGGCGCGATCCTCACCCGCGACGACGAGCTCCACGCCGTGCTGAAGGGCCGCCGCGACCTCGTCGGCGCGATCCCGGGCCCGTTCGAGGCGTGGCTGACGCTGCGCGGTCTGCGCACCCTCCACCTGCGCGTCGAGCGGGCCCAGGCAAACGCGCAGGAGCTGGTCCGCCGCCTCGGCGAGCACCCCGCCCTGTCCGAGGTCCGCTACCCCGGCTTCGGCGGCATCGTCAGCATCGTGCTCGCCCAGGGCGAGATGGCCGCCGACCTGCTGTGCCGCAAGACCCGGCTGTGGGTGCACGCCACGTCGCTCGGCGGCGTCGAGTCGACCCTCGAGCGCCGACGCCGCTGGAAGAGCGAGGCGGCCACGATCCCCGACGGGCTGGTCCGCCTCTCCGTCGGCGTCGAGGACGTCGAGGACCTCTGGGACGACCTGCGCGCCGCGCTCGACGGCTGCGTCGGCTGA
- a CDS encoding D-alanine--D-alanine ligase family protein: MNDTSPGTTPRKPRVAVVFGGRSSEHGISCVTAGSVLAAIDREAYDVVPVGIATDGRWVLEADEPSRLAIRGAHLPTVDADRSPVALMSATTGTDLVVAEPTAVPSVIGEVDVVFPLLHGPWGEDGTLQGMLEMAGVRYVGSGVLASAIGMDKAYMKVVLQAAGLPVTPGIVVTRTEWEQDPGGVRARVEALGFPSFAKPARAGSSMGISKVHDASEVADALEEAFRHDPKVLVEQSMEGAREVECGVLGTLEGPPETSRPGEVRTGGDHEFYDFEAKYLADQHTEIDIPADLPAATEQELRAMAVRAFEALSCEGLARVDFFVMPDGSLVINELNTMPGFTPTSMYPQMWAASGLAYPELVDRLVQLALRRDTGLR; this comes from the coding sequence ATGAACGACACCTCCCCTGGCACCACCCCGCGCAAGCCCCGCGTCGCCGTCGTGTTCGGCGGGCGCTCCTCCGAGCACGGCATCTCGTGCGTGACGGCGGGCAGCGTGCTGGCCGCGATCGACCGCGAGGCCTACGACGTGGTGCCGGTCGGCATCGCCACCGACGGCCGCTGGGTGCTCGAGGCCGACGAGCCGTCGCGCCTCGCGATCCGCGGCGCCCACCTGCCGACCGTCGACGCCGACCGGTCGCCGGTCGCGCTGATGTCGGCCACCACCGGCACCGACCTGGTGGTCGCCGAGCCGACCGCGGTGCCGTCGGTCATCGGCGAGGTCGACGTGGTCTTCCCGCTGCTGCACGGTCCGTGGGGTGAGGACGGCACCCTGCAGGGGATGCTCGAGATGGCCGGCGTCCGCTACGTCGGCTCCGGCGTCCTCGCCTCGGCGATCGGGATGGACAAGGCCTACATGAAGGTCGTCCTGCAGGCCGCCGGCCTGCCCGTCACGCCCGGGATCGTCGTCACCCGCACCGAGTGGGAGCAGGACCCGGGCGGCGTCCGTGCGCGGGTCGAGGCGCTCGGCTTCCCGTCCTTCGCCAAGCCGGCCCGCGCCGGGTCGAGCATGGGCATCAGCAAGGTCCACGACGCCTCCGAGGTCGCGGACGCGCTCGAGGAGGCGTTCCGCCACGACCCGAAGGTGCTCGTCGAGCAGTCGATGGAGGGAGCCCGCGAGGTCGAGTGCGGCGTGCTCGGCACCCTCGAGGGACCGCCGGAGACCTCGCGGCCCGGCGAGGTCCGCACTGGCGGCGACCACGAGTTCTACGACTTCGAGGCCAAGTACCTCGCCGACCAGCACACCGAGATCGACATCCCCGCCGACCTGCCGGCCGCGACCGAGCAGGAGCTGCGCGCGATGGCGGTGCGGGCCTTCGAGGCGCTGTCGTGCGAGGGCCTGGCCCGCGTCGACTTCTTCGTGATGCCCGACGGCTCACTGGTGATCAACGAGCTCAACACGATGCCCGGCTTCACGCCGACCTCGATGTACCCGCAGATGTGGGCGGCCTCGGGCCTCGCCTACCCCGAGCTGGTCGACCGGCTCGTCCAGCTCGCGCTGCGCCGCGACACCGGGCTGCGCTGA
- a CDS encoding DUF3515 domain-containing protein, which yields MNHRRRPGPTTARGVVASCGVVAAVCLLLAACSPGVPQVEAYELSAADRDACEALVADLPDSLAGEDRRDVEPADALGAAWGDPAYVLTCGVPEPDDYEPTAECSIVKGVGWWIPADQQSDPEDDATVVALTRSPYLSLEVPAEHRLAGLDRALTELGPLLREHLGAGLDCL from the coding sequence GTGAACCACCGCCGACGCCCCGGTCCGACCACGGCCCGGGGCGTCGTCGCGTCCTGTGGCGTGGTGGCAGCCGTCTGCCTGCTGCTGGCCGCCTGCTCCCCCGGCGTGCCGCAGGTGGAGGCGTACGAGCTCTCCGCCGCCGACCGCGACGCGTGCGAGGCGCTGGTCGCCGACCTCCCGGACAGCCTCGCCGGCGAGGACCGGCGCGACGTCGAGCCCGCCGACGCGCTCGGCGCCGCGTGGGGCGACCCGGCCTACGTCCTGACCTGCGGGGTCCCGGAGCCCGACGACTACGAGCCCACGGCCGAGTGCAGCATCGTGAAGGGCGTGGGCTGGTGGATCCCTGCGGACCAGCAGTCCGACCCCGAGGACGACGCGACCGTCGTCGCGCTGACCCGCTCGCCGTACCTCTCGCTCGAGGTGCCGGCCGAGCACCGGCTCGCCGGCCTCGACCGCGCCCTCACCGAGCTCGGCCCGCTGCTGCGCGAGCACCTCGGCGCGGGGCTCGACTGCCTCTGA
- a CDS encoding Lrp/AsnC family transcriptional regulator, producing MVVQAYILIQTDVGKAAEVAREIAQVNGVTLAEDVTGPYDVIVRAEAKNVDELGKLVVSKVQNLEGITRTLTCPVVHI from the coding sequence ATGGTCGTCCAGGCCTACATCCTGATCCAGACCGACGTCGGCAAGGCTGCCGAAGTTGCCCGCGAGATCGCCCAGGTCAACGGCGTCACCCTCGCCGAGGACGTCACCGGTCCCTACGACGTGATCGTGCGCGCCGAGGCGAAGAACGTCGACGAGCTCGGCAAGCTCGTGGTGTCGAAGGTCCAGAACCTCGAGGGCATCACCCGCACCCTGACCTGCCCGGTCGTCCACATCTGA
- a CDS encoding thiamine-phosphate kinase, which yields MATTPDATLGDAGEFGLISQLVELFAGDENVLVGPGDDAAVLRIRHGHVVVSTDLMVEGRHFRRDWADAVDVGHRAAAQNLSDINAMGGTARHLTIGLAAPADLPVAWALDFARGFAAECASVGATVVGGDVTRADQVVIAVTVIGQCTQAPVLRSGARPGDVLALAGRQGWAAGGLAVLGRGFRSPRALVEAYRRPEPPYAAGREAAEAGATALIDVSDGLLAEAGHLADASGVAIDVRTGAFEVPEPLQAVGAALGADPMQFILSGGDDHALLATFPDAGSVPAGWQVVGEVREGEGVTVDGAPHDGPTGWTHF from the coding sequence ATGGCGACGACACCGGATGCAACGCTCGGCGACGCAGGTGAGTTCGGCCTGATCTCCCAGCTCGTGGAGCTCTTCGCCGGCGACGAGAACGTGCTCGTGGGACCCGGTGACGACGCCGCGGTGCTGCGGATCAGGCACGGCCACGTGGTCGTCTCCACCGACCTCATGGTCGAGGGCCGGCACTTCCGCCGGGACTGGGCCGACGCGGTCGACGTCGGCCACCGCGCGGCCGCGCAGAACCTCTCCGACATCAACGCCATGGGCGGCACCGCGCGCCACCTCACCATCGGTCTCGCCGCCCCGGCCGACCTCCCCGTCGCGTGGGCGCTCGACTTCGCCCGCGGGTTCGCGGCGGAGTGCGCCAGCGTCGGCGCGACGGTCGTCGGGGGAGACGTGACGCGCGCCGACCAGGTGGTCATCGCCGTCACGGTCATCGGCCAGTGCACGCAGGCACCGGTGCTGCGCTCGGGCGCCCGCCCCGGCGACGTGCTCGCGCTCGCCGGGCGCCAGGGCTGGGCGGCCGGCGGCCTGGCGGTCCTCGGGCGCGGCTTCCGCTCGCCGCGGGCGCTGGTCGAGGCCTACCGCCGCCCGGAGCCGCCCTACGCCGCCGGGCGCGAGGCCGCCGAGGCCGGCGCCACCGCGCTCATCGACGTCTCCGACGGCCTGCTCGCCGAGGCCGGCCACCTGGCCGACGCGAGCGGGGTGGCGATCGACGTACGCACCGGCGCGTTCGAGGTGCCCGAGCCGCTCCAGGCCGTCGGCGCCGCGCTCGGCGCCGACCCGATGCAGTTCATCCTGTCCGGCGGCGACGACCACGCGCTGCTCGCGACCTTCCCCGACGCGGGCAGCGTGCCCGCCGGCTGGCAGGTCGTCGGCGAGGTGCGCGAGGGCGAGGGCGTTACGGTCGACGGCGCGCCCCACGACGGTCCGACGGGGTGGACGCACTTCTGA
- the rpmB gene encoding 50S ribosomal protein L28: protein MAAVCDICAKKPGFGNNRPWSRKITKRRFNPNIQRVRATVNGTPKRLNVCTGCLKAGKVSR, encoded by the coding sequence GTGGCTGCCGTCTGCGACATCTGCGCCAAGAAGCCGGGCTTCGGAAACAACCGTCCCTGGTCGCGCAAGATCACGAAGCGTCGCTTCAACCCCAACATCCAGCGCGTCCGGGCGACCGTGAACGGCACGCCCAAGCGCCTCAACGTCTGCACCGGCTGCCTCAAGGCCGGCAAGGTCTCCCGCTGA
- a CDS encoding DAK2 domain-containing protein — protein sequence MEPVTHGITLDAVARFVDIATDALSAAREEIDALNVYPVPDGDTGTNMFLTVSAARDALREARSADPDLDLAAGMALLARAALMGARGNSGVILSQMLRAYVGHLAAAGLDDRRAQTVAEALVAATDASYAAVGTPVEGTILTVSRAASDAALATAARPGARARDVFTAAAAAARTALGRTPEQLPVLAQAGVVDAGGRGLTVVLDAVETTATGRRPAPYTVPIGTHAIPRPFHAEPGEDLTAEGPAYEVMYLLDTTAAPDPEAEVAAVDALRATLGPLGDSLVVVGGDGLWNVHVHVDDVGAAVEAGIAAGRPHRIRVTHFAEQVAATRQRVPTRDGRRVVAVAAGPGLAELFGSAGAVVVPGGPGQRPSTGQLLEAIVACGASEVVVLPNDADTVRAAEIAARTAEAEHDVVVEVIPTQAQVQGLAAISVHEPGRAFDADVREMTATARHARHGAVTVAARRAITMAGPCEPGDALGVIAGDFAVVGSDLHDVACDVLERLLAGGGELVTVVAGEGGSDLAERLAAHVEERHPHVDVAVHEGGQPRYPLLVSVE from the coding sequence ATGGAGCCAGTCACCCACGGCATCACCCTGGACGCGGTCGCCCGGTTCGTCGACATCGCCACCGACGCGCTGTCGGCGGCACGCGAGGAGATCGACGCGCTCAACGTCTACCCGGTCCCCGACGGCGACACCGGCACCAACATGTTCCTCACCGTCTCGGCGGCGCGCGACGCGCTGCGCGAGGCCCGGTCGGCGGACCCCGACCTCGACCTCGCCGCGGGCATGGCGCTGCTGGCCCGGGCGGCGCTGATGGGGGCGCGCGGCAACTCCGGGGTGATCCTGAGCCAGATGCTGCGGGCCTACGTCGGCCACCTCGCCGCGGCCGGGCTCGACGACCGCCGCGCGCAGACGGTCGCCGAGGCGCTGGTGGCCGCCACCGACGCGAGCTACGCCGCCGTCGGGACGCCGGTCGAGGGCACCATCCTCACCGTGTCGCGCGCCGCGTCCGACGCCGCGCTCGCCACCGCCGCCCGGCCCGGCGCCCGCGCGCGTGACGTCTTCACCGCCGCCGCCGCGGCCGCACGGACCGCGCTGGGCCGTACGCCCGAGCAGCTCCCCGTCCTCGCCCAGGCCGGGGTGGTCGACGCGGGCGGACGCGGGCTGACCGTCGTGCTCGACGCCGTCGAGACCACCGCCACCGGTCGCCGGCCCGCCCCCTACACCGTCCCGATCGGCACCCACGCCATCCCGCGCCCGTTCCACGCCGAGCCGGGCGAGGACCTCACCGCCGAGGGTCCCGCCTACGAGGTGATGTACCTCCTCGACACGACCGCGGCGCCCGACCCGGAGGCCGAGGTCGCCGCGGTGGACGCGCTGCGGGCCACCCTCGGGCCGCTCGGCGACAGCCTCGTGGTCGTGGGCGGCGACGGGCTCTGGAACGTCCACGTGCACGTCGACGACGTCGGCGCCGCCGTCGAGGCCGGCATCGCCGCCGGTCGGCCGCACCGGATCCGGGTGACCCACTTCGCCGAGCAGGTGGCCGCGACCCGCCAGCGGGTCCCGACCCGCGATGGTCGTCGCGTGGTCGCGGTGGCGGCCGGGCCGGGCCTGGCCGAGCTGTTCGGCTCCGCCGGGGCGGTCGTGGTGCCGGGAGGCCCCGGGCAGCGTCCCTCCACCGGCCAGCTGCTGGAGGCGATCGTCGCCTGCGGTGCGAGCGAGGTCGTGGTGCTGCCCAACGACGCCGACACCGTGCGCGCGGCCGAGATCGCCGCGCGCACCGCGGAGGCCGAGCACGACGTCGTCGTCGAGGTGATCCCGACCCAGGCGCAGGTGCAGGGGCTGGCCGCGATCTCCGTGCACGAGCCCGGCCGCGCCTTCGACGCTGACGTGCGCGAGATGACCGCGACCGCCCGCCACGCCCGCCACGGCGCGGTGACGGTCGCGGCGCGCCGCGCGATCACGATGGCCGGCCCGTGCGAGCCCGGCGACGCGCTGGGCGTCATCGCCGGCGACTTCGCGGTCGTCGGGTCCGACCTGCACGACGTCGCCTGCGACGTGCTCGAACGCCTCCTCGCCGGCGGCGGTGAGCTCGTGACGGTCGTCGCGGGGGAGGGCGGCTCGGACCTCGCCGAGCGGCTCGCCGCCCACGTCGAGGAGCGGCACCCGCACGTCGACGTCGCGGTCCACGAGGGCGGGCAGCCCCGCTACCCGCTGCTGGTCAGCGTGGAGTGA
- a CDS encoding ATP-dependent DNA helicase RecG, which translates to MVAITPDSPLAAVFGNHHKKRKLAEEGLGLRTVGDLLRHFPRRYVEATELSEVATPAVGDQLTIVGEVRSCSSAPFTAGNRRQWRTTIRLRTDGPDFSVTLFSPYQALAERHEGEFRSGSRAIFTGKAKLFRESWQLEQAHGFALDGEEGVMLSKLIPVYPLTAKLYTWDLQKVVSVALDLVTGVPDVFTPELRERFDLLGIMQALRWIHAPDEWGQLGAAQKRFRFEEALVLQLVLARRRAAHRAQGAQSRPARSGGILDAFDAKLPFTLTDGQRQVGEEVAAELARDHPMNRLLQGEVGSGKTLVALRAMLQVVDAGGQAALLAPTEVLAQQHHRSISAMLGDLAQGGMLGGAAEATGVVLLTGSMGKAARQEAMLRIVTGEAGIVIGTHALLEDRVEFADLGLVVVDEQHRFGVEQRAALTDKAGSPPHVLVMTATPIPRTVAMTVFGDLETSVLAELPAGRAPIQTSVVPLADQPAWIDRVWQRAREEVEKGHQVYVVCPRISGDAGEEGERDQVDLDEDGKEVAPKRALAAVEEVHAELSSGPLAGLRTAVLHGRLAPDEKERTMRAFAAGEVDVLVSTTVIEVGVDVHNATTMVLLDADRFGVSQLHQLRGRVGRGGLPGLCLLVSHAEIGTPARERLDAVAATTDGFELSRVDLEQRREGDVLGASQSGFRSSLVSLRVLRDEKTIERAREAAEALLSEDPGLGQAPDLAAVVAEVERSAASGFMEKG; encoded by the coding sequence ATGGTCGCGATCACCCCGGACAGCCCGCTCGCCGCTGTCTTCGGCAACCACCACAAGAAGCGCAAGCTCGCCGAGGAGGGCCTCGGCCTGCGCACCGTGGGCGACCTGCTGCGCCACTTCCCGCGGCGCTACGTCGAGGCCACCGAGCTCTCGGAGGTGGCGACCCCGGCGGTCGGCGACCAGCTGACCATCGTGGGCGAGGTGCGCTCGTGCTCCAGCGCACCGTTCACCGCCGGCAACCGCCGCCAGTGGCGTACGACGATCCGGCTGCGCACCGACGGCCCCGACTTCTCGGTGACGCTGTTCAGCCCCTACCAGGCGCTCGCCGAGCGCCACGAGGGCGAGTTCCGCTCCGGCAGCCGCGCGATCTTCACCGGCAAGGCCAAGCTGTTCCGCGAGAGCTGGCAGCTCGAGCAGGCCCACGGCTTCGCCCTCGACGGGGAGGAGGGCGTGATGCTGAGCAAGCTCATACCGGTCTACCCGCTGACCGCCAAGCTCTACACCTGGGACCTGCAGAAGGTCGTCTCCGTCGCCCTCGACCTGGTGACCGGCGTGCCCGACGTCTTCACCCCCGAGCTGCGCGAGCGCTTCGACCTGCTCGGGATCATGCAGGCGCTGCGGTGGATCCACGCGCCCGACGAGTGGGGGCAGCTCGGCGCGGCCCAGAAGCGGTTCCGCTTCGAGGAGGCGCTGGTGCTCCAGCTGGTGCTCGCCCGCCGCCGCGCGGCGCACCGCGCCCAGGGCGCCCAGTCGCGTCCGGCCCGCTCGGGCGGCATCCTCGACGCCTTCGACGCGAAATTGCCGTTCACCCTCACCGACGGCCAGCGCCAGGTGGGCGAGGAGGTCGCCGCGGAGCTCGCGCGCGACCACCCGATGAACCGCCTGCTGCAGGGCGAGGTCGGCTCCGGCAAGACGCTGGTCGCCCTGCGCGCCATGCTCCAGGTCGTCGACGCCGGCGGCCAGGCGGCGCTGCTGGCGCCCACCGAGGTGCTCGCCCAGCAGCACCACCGCTCGATCAGCGCGATGCTCGGCGACCTGGCTCAGGGCGGCATGCTCGGGGGCGCCGCCGAGGCGACCGGCGTCGTGCTGCTCACCGGGTCGATGGGCAAGGCCGCCCGCCAGGAGGCGATGCTGCGGATCGTCACCGGCGAGGCGGGGATCGTGATCGGCACCCACGCCCTGCTCGAGGACCGCGTCGAGTTCGCCGACCTCGGCCTGGTCGTCGTCGACGAGCAGCACCGCTTCGGCGTCGAGCAGCGCGCCGCGCTCACCGACAAGGCGGGCTCACCGCCCCACGTGCTCGTGATGACCGCGACGCCGATCCCGCGCACCGTCGCGATGACCGTCTTCGGCGACCTCGAGACCTCCGTGCTCGCCGAGCTGCCCGCGGGCCGCGCCCCGATCCAGACCTCGGTCGTGCCGCTGGCCGACCAGCCGGCCTGGATCGACCGGGTGTGGCAGCGCGCCCGCGAGGAGGTGGAGAAGGGCCACCAGGTCTACGTCGTGTGCCCCCGGATCTCCGGCGACGCGGGGGAGGAGGGCGAGCGCGACCAGGTCGACCTCGACGAGGACGGCAAGGAGGTCGCGCCGAAGCGAGCCCTGGCCGCCGTCGAGGAGGTGCACGCGGAGCTGTCGTCCGGTCCGCTCGCCGGGCTCCGCACCGCGGTCCTGCACGGGCGGCTCGCCCCCGACGAGAAGGAGCGCACGATGCGGGCCTTCGCCGCGGGCGAGGTCGACGTGCTGGTCTCCACCACCGTGATCGAGGTGGGTGTCGACGTCCACAACGCCACCACCATGGTGCTGCTCGACGCCGACCGGTTCGGCGTTTCCCAGCTCCACCAGCTGCGCGGCCGGGTGGGTCGCGGCGGCCTCCCGGGGCTCTGCCTGCTGGTCTCCCACGCCGAGATCGGCACCCCTGCGCGCGAGCGGCTCGACGCGGTCGCCGCCACCACCGACGGCTTCGAGCTCAGTCGCGTCGACCTCGAGCAGCGCCGTGAGGGTGACGTGCTCGGCGCCAGCCAGTCGGGCTTCCGCTCGAGCCTGGTGTCCCTGCGGGTGCTGCGCGACGAGAAGACCATCGAGCGTGCCAGGGAGGCCGCGGAGGCACTACTCTCCGAGGATCCCGGGCTGGGGCAGGCCCCGGACCTGGCCGCGGTGGTCGCCGAGGTCGAACGATCCGCAGCGTCGGGATTCATGGAGAAGGGCTGA
- the rsmD gene encoding 16S rRNA (guanine(966)-N(2))-methyltransferase RsmD: MTRIIGGTAGGRRLETPRGQTTRPTSDRVREALFSAIESRTGSLDGLRFLDLYAGSGAVGLEAWSRGAGVVTLVEQDRRTAALISRNAAALGFGRANVVAGAVAGVLQRPPAAPYDVVFSDPPYPLADDEVAADLTSLVTHGWLVPGALVVVERAAKRSEVRWPDGIEADRTKRYGETALWYGHATPAP; this comes from the coding sequence ATGACTCGCATCATCGGGGGAACGGCGGGGGGTCGCCGTCTCGAGACGCCGCGCGGCCAGACGACGCGTCCCACCAGCGACCGGGTGCGCGAGGCCCTGTTCTCGGCGATCGAGTCGCGCACCGGGTCGCTCGACGGGCTGCGGTTCCTCGACCTCTACGCCGGGTCGGGTGCGGTGGGCCTGGAGGCCTGGTCGCGCGGGGCCGGGGTGGTGACGCTCGTGGAGCAGGACCGGCGTACGGCCGCCCTCATCAGCCGCAACGCCGCCGCGCTCGGCTTCGGCCGCGCCAACGTCGTCGCCGGCGCGGTCGCCGGCGTGCTCCAGCGACCGCCGGCCGCGCCCTACGACGTGGTCTTCTCCGACCCGCCCTACCCCCTCGCGGACGACGAGGTGGCCGCCGACCTGACCTCCCTGGTGACCCACGGGTGGCTGGTGCCCGGGGCGCTCGTCGTGGTGGAGCGCGCCGCGAAGCGCAGCGAGGTGCGGTGGCCCGACGGGATCGAGGCCGACCGGACGAAGCGCTACGGCGAGACCGCGCTTTGGTACGGTCACGCCACCCCGGCCCCCTGA
- the coaD gene encoding pantetheine-phosphate adenylyltransferase translates to MRRAVCPGSFDPVTTGHLDIIGRAARLFDEVVVATGVNMSKNRLFTPDERIAMLEEATASLPNVRVSGFDGLIVDFCREIDAVAIVKGLRGAGDYEYELPMAQMNSHLTSVETVFLPGAVGNAFVSSSLIKEVAALGGDVHGLVPDAVREQLVRRLAERRA, encoded by the coding sequence GTGCGCCGCGCTGTCTGCCCCGGCTCCTTCGACCCCGTCACCACCGGTCACCTCGACATCATCGGCCGCGCCGCGCGCCTCTTCGACGAGGTGGTCGTCGCGACCGGCGTCAACATGAGCAAGAACCGGCTCTTCACGCCCGACGAGCGGATCGCGATGCTCGAGGAGGCGACCGCGTCCCTGCCCAACGTGCGGGTCTCGGGCTTCGACGGCCTGATCGTGGACTTCTGCCGCGAGATCGACGCGGTCGCGATCGTCAAGGGCCTGCGGGGCGCCGGCGACTACGAGTACGAGCTGCCGATGGCGCAGATGAACTCCCACCTGACGTCGGTGGAGACGGTGTTCCTGCCCGGCGCGGTCGGCAACGCGTTCGTCTCCTCCAGCCTGATCAAGGAGGTCGCGGCCCTCGGCGGCGACGTCCACGGCCTCGTGCCCGACGCGGTCCGCGAGCAGCTGGTGCGCCGGCTGGCCGAGCGGCGCGCGTGA
- a CDS encoding YceD family protein yields the protein MLDTRELGRRPGSQRELELSVPAPAQLGIEVLSVPEGAPVELDLRLEAVMEGVLLTGTATAALEGECVRCLEPIEDEVHVTLQELYVYPDQHDRAAEHDDRDLDDETSRLEDDDLLDLEPLLRDAVVLALPFQPLCMDDCPGLCTECGARLADDPDHAHDAPIDPRWAGLQQLTQDPQD from the coding sequence GTGCTTGACACTCGCGAGCTCGGCCGCCGCCCGGGGTCCCAGCGTGAGCTCGAGCTCTCCGTCCCGGCGCCGGCACAGCTGGGTATCGAGGTCCTCTCTGTCCCCGAAGGTGCGCCGGTCGAGCTCGACCTGCGGCTGGAGGCGGTCATGGAGGGCGTGCTGCTCACGGGCACGGCCACGGCCGCGCTCGAGGGGGAGTGCGTACGGTGCCTGGAGCCGATCGAGGACGAGGTCCACGTGACGCTGCAGGAGCTCTACGTCTACCCCGACCAGCACGACCGGGCCGCGGAGCACGACGACCGCGACCTGGACGACGAGACCAGCCGGCTCGAGGACGACGACCTGCTCGACCTCGAGCCACTGCTGCGGGACGCGGTGGTGCTCGCACTGCCCTTCCAGCCGCTCTGCATGGACGATTGCCCCGGGTTGTGCACCGAGTGCGGTGCGCGGCTCGCGGACGACCCGGACCACGCGCACGACGCACCGATCGACCCCCGCTGGGCCGGGCTGCAGCAGCTCACGCAGGACCCCCAGGACTGA
- the rpmF gene encoding 50S ribosomal protein L32, whose protein sequence is MAVPKRKMSRSNTRHRRSQWKAVAPTLVTCANPACGSKHLPHRACGSCGQYGAKADRRQVL, encoded by the coding sequence ATGGCTGTTCCGAAGCGGAAGATGTCGCGCAGCAACACGCGCCACCGCCGTTCGCAGTGGAAGGCCGTCGCGCCGACCCTCGTGACCTGCGCCAACCCCGCCTGCGGCTCCAAGCACCTCCCGCACCGTGCGTGCGGCTCGTGCGGCCAGTACGGCGCCAAGGCCGACCGTCGCCAGGTCCTCTGA